The genomic window TCGATTCCGAGACTACTGGAAAGCTTATAGTTGCCATCGCCCCTGGTAATAGATTCTTCGTATTGAGTAAGTGTCTTGTCGCCAATTGTGACTGTACGCCATGTTTTTAATTTAGCTTGAGACAAAGTGGAGTGACTTGCTTCGTAATCCCAGAGCTCTCTTTGTAATTTATCAATTTCTTTCTGTCTTTTTATGGTTTCACCTTCAAGCTTAGTCTTACCCAACTCCAATTTGCGAAGCTGGCTTTTCATCCGAAGGAGCTGCTGTTTATTGTTTGCAATGCTCATTTGCATATCTAACTCCTTACTTTTTAAGGTGCGTATATTATATACTACAATATTGGCTCCATGTCAAATTAAATTTTGAATACTTAGAAAATTACCCATTGTACATTCGGAGTTTCTGTCGTCAAAGACAATTTTTGCAATCTAGGTTCGGACCTCCTGAAAATCTAGGTAAGACCTGAAGAATCCTCACTTTTGACAACTTTCCCCGTAAATCAAAAACACAAAGGTTCGAACCTCTTAAAAACAAGATGATAATTGGGTTACTTGAGAATTTTTAGAAAAAATTCTCCTTAGGAGCGGGTAGCGGGAGTCGAACCCGCCTTATCAGTTTGGAAAACTGATGTATTACCGATATACGATACCCGCAATTGGAATCAGATATTTAAATCATTTTATCATAAAACGCTTATTTTTCAACTCAAAAATTTATCACTATTGACCCTCTTTAAAAAACGCCCTATCATTAATTCAGTTCCAAGACAGATTGGTATCTCAATCCTTCAGAAAGGAAAGGGCAAATGACTCTATTCACTCGGAACAGAGGCACGCCGACTCTATCCCTAGAAGCGAAGTCCCGTACCGAGCTATGCTCTGGTGCGTGGGGTAGAATTTGCGTGCCTCTGTTTTTGTTTATTTTTGTTCTTTCACAAATAATTACTGCCCCACTCTTCGCTCAAGATCTGAAAAATAGAACTGAAGAAATGTATCCCTTCGGTACGGTCATCATTTCATCAGAATCACTTCCGGATAAGGTTTACAAATCCCAAAAAAATAAAATTTTGGTCTCGGTCCTATTTCTTGAAAAAGGAACTAGAAATGTCCTTGTCAATTCTGTTGGTTCAGGATTCGTAACTGAAACTTTAGGCATTATTATCACAACAAGACATCTATTTGATGGACCTTTGGTTGACATGGAAAAGATGAAAAACGAGAAAATCAAGTTTAATCCTAAGTTTGATTTTGAATACATGTTTATAGGCACCATCATCACAGACATAGAATGGATAAGATTCCCTCTCTCCTTAGCGGCAATCGGAGAAAAAGGGACATTCAAAGACATGATGGCATTAAGAGCAGATTCTCAGACCATGGAAAGAGCTCGGGTAGCTGGAGACGCTTTTAGTCCTAATCCCTACAGTCTATTAATGAAGACTTCTAAGTTTGCCGATGCAGATATCGGAGAGAAGGTTTACATAAGCGGATTTGCTCCTGGTA from Actinomycetota bacterium includes these protein-coding regions:
- a CDS encoding S1C family serine protease, whose translation is MPLFLFIFVLSQIITAPLFAQDLKNRTEEMYPFGTVIISSESLPDKVYKSQKNKILVSVLFLEKGTRNVLVNSVGSGFVTETLGIIITTRHLFDGPLVDMEKMKNEKIKFNPKFDFEYMFIGTIITDIEWIRFPLSLAAIGEKGTFKDMMALRADSQTMERARVAGDAFSPNPYSLLMKTSKFADADIGEKVYISGFAPGTGEYFDKNNKSIPFYVDLINHTFPAEVEVSLPEMPGNKTGVKIIYRLRNGGEPGFSGGKVINSQGEVIGMTIASSASRNFIYAISAKDIKDFLKDNKLK